Proteins encoded by one window of Fusarium graminearum PH-1 chromosome 1, whole genome shotgun sequence:
- a CDS encoding phosphate carrier protein, which yields MKQQPTKHKRTALTEKQATNNIYSVKTRIQLDPATYNRGLIGGFRQVVKNEGAGALLTGVGPTFAGYFLQGALKFGGYEFFKQQWIDALGYETASKNRTAVYLASSATAEFFADIALCPLEATRIRLVSEPTYASGLVSGFGKIVKNEGFGALYAGFGPILFKQIPYTMAKFVVFEKVSEAVFRTFPKKDLSDGMQTVANLGSGLIAGFAAAIVSQPADTMLSKINKTQGLPGEGTVSRLVKIGKELGIRGSYSGIGARLFMVGTLTAGQFAIYGDLKKAMGATGGVEIAA from the exons ATGAAGCAACAACCGACGAAGCACAAGCGTACTGCATTGACCGAAAAACAAGCAACTAACAACATCTACAGCGTCAAGACCCGTATCCAGCTCGACCCCGCTACCTACAACCGCGGTCTCATCGGTGGTTTCCGCCAGGTCGTCAAGAATGAGGGTGCTGGTGCTCTCCTCACTGGTGTCGGCCCTACCTTTGCCGGTTACTTCCTCCAGGGTGCTCTGAAGTTCGGTGGTTACGAGTTCTTCAAGCAGCAGTGGATTGACGCTCTCGGCTACGAGACCGCCTCCAAGAACCGAACTGCTGTCTATCTGGCCTCTTCCGCCACCGCTGAGTTCTTCGCCGATATCGCCCTCTGCCCTCTTGAGGCCACTCGTATCCGTCTCGTCTCTGAGCCCACCTACGCCAGCGGTCTCGTCTCTGGCTTcggcaagattgtcaagaacgAGGGTTTCGGTGCTCTCTACGCCGGTTTCGGTCCCATTCTCTTCAAGCA GATCCCTTACACCATGGCCAAGTTCGTCGTCTTCGAGAAGGTCTCTGAGGCTGTCTTCCGCACTTTCCCCAAGAAGGACCTCTCCGACGGTATGCAGACTGTTGCCAACCTTGGCTCTGGTCTGATTGCCGGTTTCGCCGCCGCCATTGTCTCTCAGCCCGCCGACACCATGctctccaagatcaacaagacccAGGGTCTCCCCGGTGAGGGCACTGTCTCTCGTCTCGTCAAGATCGGTAAGGAGCTCGGTATCCGTGGATCCTACTCTGGTATCGGTGCCCGTCTCTTCATGGTCGGTACTCTCACTGCAGGCCAATTTGCCATTTACGGTGATTTGAAGAAG GCCATGGGCGCCAccggtggtgttgagatcgCTGCTTAA